From Paenibacillus sp. PK3_47, the proteins below share one genomic window:
- the phnE gene encoding phosphonate ABC transporter, permease protein PhnE yields MNTIEKQLSAAPRKGLYLGTIAAIVAALFLWSLTAVNFNQIEQSGLKIAKNIMYGLTHPDTELLFNVSKQSVLYLLLETMAIAFLGTVVGAVLAVPLAFLAASNIVPKPVSWITRLVLIVIRTVPALVYGLMLIRVTGPGAFAGVLTVGITSIGMLAKLYVDAIEELDTRVLESMTSVGCTTFEKIRFGIIPQLMSTFLSVIIYRFDMNMREASILGLVGAGGIGAPLIFAMRSYKWDQVGSILIGLVVLILIIEYFSTRVRGKLVKG; encoded by the coding sequence ATGAACACCATTGAAAAACAACTGTCAGCCGCTCCCCGCAAAGGGCTGTACCTGGGGACGATTGCGGCGATAGTCGCCGCGTTGTTCTTATGGTCATTGACGGCGGTTAACTTTAACCAAATTGAACAAAGCGGCCTGAAAATCGCCAAAAATATTATGTACGGCCTGACCCATCCGGATACAGAGCTGCTGTTCAACGTATCGAAACAGAGTGTGCTGTATCTGCTGCTGGAGACAATGGCGATTGCCTTTCTGGGAACGGTGGTAGGTGCAGTACTGGCTGTGCCTCTTGCTTTCCTCGCAGCGTCCAATATCGTGCCAAAGCCCGTATCCTGGATTACGAGACTTGTGCTGATCGTGATCCGCACTGTACCGGCGCTGGTGTACGGTCTCATGTTAATCCGTGTAACCGGACCCGGAGCCTTTGCCGGAGTACTGACAGTGGGGATCACCTCGATCGGGATGCTGGCCAAGCTGTATGTGGACGCCATTGAGGAGCTGGATACACGTGTCCTGGAGTCGATGACCTCGGTAGGCTGTACTACTTTTGAAAAAATCCGCTTCGGCATCATCCCGCAGCTCATGTCGACCTTCCTGTCGGTGATCATTTACCGCTTTGACATGAACATGCGCGAGGCTTCGATTCTGGGCCTGGTCGGCGCCGGCGGGATCGGTGCGCCGCTTATTTTCGCCATGCGGAGCTACAAATGGGATCAGGTCGGTTCCATTCTGATCGGGCTTGTCGTGCTGATTCTGATTATTGAGTATTTCTCGACCCGGGTCCGCGGGAAGCTGGTTAAGGGGTAG